From Halorubrum salinarum, the proteins below share one genomic window:
- a CDS encoding nucleotidyl transferase AbiEii/AbiGii toxin family protein yields MISEAQLRRLARELDVRLGYAEKNYVNSWILWAIYTSPYGDNLLFKGGTALSKLYFPETWRYSEDLDFGVEGAYHGTESDLQDALEDATRASGIGFEVTKHRELQTEAYPTHYVDIDIQYDAVLGHKNTTSLDVMIDEYVAFASVNHRHSYEDVPEFEVTAYSLEEIFAEKLRALYQRSQARDYYDLYRMLTEADVDDSVILPAFTRKCEHDGLDIDLRNGLPDEKRGEIRDGWQNTLPDLVTGLPKFDSAYDTLEDYIESLVDEEER; encoded by the coding sequence ATGATTTCCGAAGCGCAACTCAGACGACTGGCCAGAGAGCTGGATGTCCGACTCGGCTACGCGGAGAAGAATTACGTCAATTCATGGATACTGTGGGCGATCTACACGAGTCCCTACGGTGACAACCTGCTGTTCAAGGGCGGCACGGCACTCAGCAAACTGTATTTCCCGGAGACGTGGCGCTACTCGGAAGACCTTGATTTCGGTGTCGAGGGAGCGTACCACGGGACCGAATCGGACTTACAAGACGCATTGGAAGACGCAACGAGAGCCTCCGGGATCGGCTTCGAGGTGACCAAACACCGCGAACTACAGACAGAAGCGTATCCGACGCACTACGTTGATATCGATATCCAGTACGACGCTGTGCTCGGTCACAAGAACACGACGAGTCTGGACGTGATGATCGATGAATACGTCGCGTTCGCTTCGGTGAACCATCGTCACAGCTACGAGGATGTCCCTGAATTCGAGGTGACTGCGTACAGTCTGGAAGAAATCTTCGCGGAGAAGTTGCGAGCGCTGTATCAGCGGTCACAGGCGCGTGATTACTACGACCTGTATCGGATGCTTACGGAGGCTGACGTTGATGACTCGGTTATTCTCCCGGCATTCACGCGGAAGTGTGAACACGACGGGCTGGATATCGACCTTCGTAACGGGCTCCCCGATGAAAAACGCGGTGAGATCCGTGACGGCTGGCAGAACACACTTCCCGATTTGGTTACGGGTCTTCCTAAGTTCGATTCAGCCTATGACACGCTCGAAGACTACATCGAGTCGCTAGTAGACGAAGAAGAACGCTAA
- a CDS encoding type IV toxin-antitoxin system AbiEi family antitoxin domain-containing protein, with protein MKSTNDEEIQRKSLSARESRALSRLASENRQVISISDIADALDIPRKSAKDMAYALKEKGWLERIAQGKYLILPLAAGENAVYTAHEFVIASALVEPMYIGYWSALNQHGLTEQMSRTVYIVTTERAQEREIHGVTYRPVTITEQKFFGYQPTAIGSNQVNMSSIEKTLVDCADHPEFCGGISEVAKAMQNAVDTRCSWDRVVEYLRQIGNGAATKRLVYLADQLNIDLPEYRDLVENFTTGYPLLDPTREATGTRDSTYQLRLNVDPESFLPGDFS; from the coding sequence ATGAAGTCAACAAACGACGAAGAGATTCAACGGAAGAGCCTGTCGGCGCGTGAGTCGCGGGCACTGTCACGGCTCGCAAGCGAGAACCGGCAGGTAATCAGTATTAGTGACATCGCGGACGCGCTCGACATTCCACGGAAGTCGGCCAAGGACATGGCGTATGCGCTCAAGGAGAAAGGGTGGCTTGAGCGGATCGCGCAGGGAAAATACCTGATTCTGCCGCTCGCTGCGGGTGAGAACGCCGTGTATACCGCACACGAGTTCGTGATTGCGTCAGCACTTGTGGAGCCGATGTACATTGGGTACTGGAGCGCGCTGAATCAACACGGATTGACAGAGCAGATGTCCCGCACGGTGTACATCGTGACGACAGAGCGCGCTCAGGAGCGTGAAATCCACGGGGTCACGTACCGTCCGGTGACGATCACGGAGCAGAAGTTCTTCGGGTATCAACCGACTGCGATCGGGTCGAACCAGGTGAACATGTCGAGTATCGAAAAGACGCTGGTCGATTGCGCCGACCACCCGGAGTTCTGCGGGGGTATCAGCGAGGTTGCGAAGGCGATGCAGAACGCTGTCGATACGCGCTGTTCGTGGGACCGCGTCGTCGAGTACCTGCGGCAGATTGGGAACGGTGCCGCAACGAAACGACTCGTGTATCTCGCCGATCAGTTGAACATCGACCTTCCGGAGTACCGGGACCTCGTCGAGAACTTCACGACCGGGTACCCGCTGCTCGACCCGACGAGAGAAGCGACGGGAACCCGGGACAGCACGTACCAACTCCGCCTAAATGTTGACCCCGAATCGTTCCTCCCCGGTGACTTCTCATGA
- a CDS encoding ADP-ribosylglycohydrolase family protein, producing the protein MDSDRARGVLLGLACGDALGRPVEFQSASEIRREHGRLDEMIGQGTWNQPAGTITDDTEQALCIARSLVEHEEFDPADVAERFVAWYDTGPFDIGGMTRRSLDRLKRGDAWDEAGQRVWEQSREGRNAGNGSVMRCAPLAISYATDRGWLVGVSRESSRITHADPRCTYGCAVLNLTLAGLLTDADAPLQDALDYVGSDAPDELVTALRPLARGDPPDTLETSGYVVHSLQTALHDGLFADSAEEAIVAAVNRGGDTDTIGAIAGAVAGARFGASRLPDRWLAALDATDELESLAERLASVSDR; encoded by the coding sequence ATGGACTCGGATCGAGCGCGGGGTGTGCTGCTCGGGTTGGCGTGCGGGGATGCGCTCGGCCGGCCGGTCGAATTCCAGTCGGCGTCAGAGATTCGGCGTGAGCACGGACGGCTCGACGAGATGATTGGGCAGGGGACGTGGAACCAGCCGGCGGGGACGATCACGGACGACACCGAGCAGGCGCTGTGTATCGCGCGGAGTCTCGTCGAACACGAGGAGTTCGACCCGGCGGACGTCGCTGAGCGGTTCGTCGCGTGGTATGATACCGGTCCGTTCGACATCGGCGGGATGACGCGGCGATCGCTCGACCGGCTCAAACGCGGTGACGCGTGGGACGAGGCGGGCCAGCGTGTGTGGGAGCAAAGCCGAGAAGGGCGGAACGCGGGGAACGGGAGCGTGATGCGGTGTGCGCCGCTCGCCATCTCGTACGCCACGGACCGGGGTTGGCTTGTGGGGGTGAGTCGGGAGTCCTCGCGGATCACGCACGCCGACCCGCGGTGTACGTACGGCTGCGCGGTGCTGAATCTCACACTTGCCGGCCTGCTTACAGACGCGGACGCGCCGTTACAGGATGCGCTTGACTACGTTGGTTCAGACGCGCCTGACGAGCTCGTGACGGCGCTTCGACCGCTCGCTCGTGGCGACCCACCCGACACGCTGGAAACGTCCGGATACGTGGTACATTCGCTACAGACGGCGCTCCACGATGGACTGTTCGCGGACAGTGCCGAGGAGGCGATCGTGGCGGCGGTAAATCGCGGCGGAGACACCGATACGATTGGAGCGATTGCGGGTGCGGTCGCTGGTGCGCGGTTCGGGGCGTCACGGCTTCCGGACCGGTGGCTTGCTGCTCTCGATGCGACTGACGAACTCGAATCACTGGCAGAGCGACTTGCGTCGGTGTCAGACAGGTGA
- a CDS encoding CBS domain-containing protein, whose protein sequence is MPRDLYDCTAAELATHSVEHLDHDTPPSTAAAWLAEHGYDAAPVYADDGPVGFIHKTDVTTDDDGTTLADHLTPLTIDYMVSGDTPFTAVLSALIDTPVYFLGGPAHVTGILTRADLNTAPARMYLFDRITYLEEHLRELVLDTKPDWKTTPVTPDEIDDIEARHEDAQAANVALDELHYAQFSTLETIVTNVEACREACGFTTKGGADSRLHEITDLRNDVAHANLLVENTDSTDFLTSGRTTENLYTTLETINDVLSNLQDAGYDPGARTTRDEPTHPDNNDP, encoded by the coding sequence ATGCCCCGTGACCTGTACGACTGTACCGCGGCCGAGCTCGCCACGCACTCCGTCGAACACCTCGATCACGACACGCCGCCGAGCACCGCCGCCGCGTGGCTCGCCGAACACGGGTACGACGCAGCCCCCGTGTACGCCGACGACGGTCCCGTCGGATTCATCCACAAAACCGACGTCACGACCGACGACGACGGCACCACGCTCGCCGACCACCTCACCCCACTCACCATCGACTACATGGTCAGCGGCGACACCCCGTTCACGGCCGTGCTGTCCGCACTCATCGACACCCCCGTCTACTTCCTCGGCGGCCCCGCCCACGTCACCGGAATCCTCACCCGCGCCGACCTGAACACCGCCCCCGCCCGCATGTACCTGTTCGACCGCATCACATACCTCGAAGAACACCTCCGCGAACTCGTCCTCGACACGAAGCCGGACTGGAAAACCACGCCGGTCACCCCGGACGAAATCGACGACATCGAAGCCCGGCACGAAGACGCGCAAGCCGCCAACGTCGCACTCGACGAACTCCACTACGCGCAGTTCTCCACGCTCGAAACCATCGTCACCAACGTCGAAGCCTGCCGGGAGGCCTGCGGATTCACCACGAAAGGCGGCGCAGACTCGCGCCTCCATGAAATCACCGACCTCCGCAACGACGTCGCGCACGCCAACCTCCTCGTCGAAAACACGGACAGCACCGACTTCCTCACCAGCGGCCGCACCACGGAAAACCTGTACACCACCCTCGAAACCATCAACGACGTCCTCTCAAACCTCCAAGACGCGGGGTACGACCCAGGCGCGCGGACCACGCGAGACGAACCAACACATCCCGATAACAACGACCCGTAA
- a CDS encoding PIN domain-containing protein yields MTATYVETNFLFAVAKPDDWLSEEVEAVLAEESVETSLLAYAEFLVAAYREDDGFEFEVTPLVANMLDLVPLPSPEEEELLLAAATYLDDHDLTPFDALHAAHAATRHGGVLIGSDQAYNGLSDLDRRPLTPD; encoded by the coding sequence GTGACGGCGACGTACGTCGAAACCAATTTTCTCTTCGCCGTGGCGAAACCCGACGACTGGCTGAGCGAGGAAGTCGAAGCGGTCCTCGCCGAGGAATCCGTCGAAACGTCGCTGCTCGCGTACGCGGAGTTTCTCGTCGCCGCGTACAGGGAAGACGACGGGTTCGAGTTCGAGGTGACACCGCTCGTTGCGAACATGCTTGATTTGGTTCCGCTGCCGTCACCGGAGGAAGAGGAACTGCTGCTCGCGGCGGCAACGTACCTCGATGACCACGATCTCACGCCGTTCGACGCGCTTCACGCGGCACACGCTGCGACGCGCCACGGCGGCGTGCTCATCGGCTCCGACCAGGCGTACAACGGGCTGTCTGATCTTGACCGTCGGCCGCTCACTCCCGACTAA
- a CDS encoding AbrB/MazE/SpoVT family DNA-binding domain-containing protein, whose translation MTTETDDRGRIYLSKDLRDRHGERFRVVDLPSRIVLVPVDDDPLQAVRESVGPAFEGKDIDELREDARAAIAEEARRETAEESDT comes from the coding sequence ATGACGACTGAGACTGATGATCGAGGGAGAATTTACCTCTCGAAGGATCTCCGAGATCGTCACGGCGAGCGGTTCCGCGTGGTTGACCTGCCGAGTCGAATCGTCCTCGTTCCCGTGGACGACGACCCGCTACAAGCGGTCCGTGAGAGCGTGGGCCCCGCTTTCGAGGGGAAGGATATCGATGAGCTTCGTGAAGACGCGCGGGCAGCGATCGCGGAGGAGGCCCGCCGAGAAACCGCGGAGGAGTCTGACACGTGA